The DNA region TTTGACCAGGATGCCTTCGCGGCGTTCGACCTGTTCATTCTCGCCCGAGCGGGGGCTGCGGCAGAGTATGACGAGGTGGAGACCGCTCGCGCCCGGACGTACTTCGACGAACTGTCCTCGGAAGGCCGCGAGCTGCTGGTGCGCACCATCATCGCCGGGCTGCCCGGCGCGGAAGAGGGATACACCCTCGACTCGCTCAGGACGATGCTGGCGACGTACGCGGACATCGACGCTGCTGCGCTACGGGAGAATCTCGGGTACTTCCTGCGTGCCGTGGTCCCGGTGGCGACGGAGGCCGGGATCCGGATGGCGATCCATCCCGACGACCCGCCTCGCCCGCTGCTCGGCCTGCCACGGGTGGTCTCCACCCAGGAGGACGTCCGGTTGCTGTTGAACGCGGCACCTGGCGTCGCAAACGGGCTGACGTTCTGCACCGGCTCGTTGGGGGTACGGGCGGACAACGACCTCGTGGCGATGGCGAGGGAATTCGCATCCCGGATCTACTTCGCCCACCTGCGCTCGACCGTGCGTGAGGAGAACCCGCTCAGTTTCCACGAGGGGAGCCACGTGTTGGGCGATGTTGACATGGTGGCGGTCGTCGCCGAACTCGTCACCGAGGAGCGACGGCGCGAGCGTGACGGCGGCCCGAGAATCTCGGTGCGGCCTGACCACGGCCACCAGATCCTCGACGACCAGGGACGGGCGACCAACCCCGGCTACTCCCTCATCGGACGGCTGAAGGGGCTCGCCGAGCTTCGCGGCGTTGAGCTCGCCGTGAACCGACTCCTGCCATGAGACCGCAAGGGATCACGGTCACCACAGCACCTTCTACAGAGATGGATACACCATGGATGTCTTGTCACTTCTGAGTTCCGCGCGTCTGGTTCCGGTGGTGGTGCTCGACGATGCCGCCGATGCCGACGCCCTCGCTGGTGCCCTGGTCGCGGGTGGGCTGCCGGTCGCGGAGGTGACCTTCCGGACGTCCGCCGCGGCGGACTCCATCCGTGCAATGTCGGCCCGCGGCGACATCCTCGTCGGCGCGGGCACGGTGCTCACCGTGGCCCAAGTGGACCAGGCGGTGGCGGCCGGTGCCAGTTTCGTGGTCTCGCCGGGTCTGTCCAGGGCGGTCGTCGAACGTTGCCAAGACAAGGGTGTGCTGGCGCTTCCTGGCGCGGTCACCGCGACCGAGGTCCAGGCTGCGCTCGAGCTGGGCATCACTACGGTGAAGTTCTTCCCAGCCGGCACCTCCGGAGGCGCCGCCGCGATCAAGGCGCTCGCCGCTCCGTTCGGTGACGTCCGGTTCGTGCCCACCGGGGGAGTTGGTCCCAAGAACCTCGCCGAATACCTGGCCATCCCCACCGTGGCCGCCGTCGGTGGTTCCTGGATGGTCCCTCGAAACCTCGTGAAGTCCGGCGACTTTGCCGACATCCAGGCTCTGACGGCCGAGGCCGTCGCCATGGTCCGCACGTTGTTGGCCGTGGCCCGCTGAGCACCCCCTGACCTCTTCGAACCGCTGACCAACGAAGGATCTCGACCATGGCTGACTTGAACCTCCGCCCCGCATCCGAGTGCCGCTTCGACGCGGTGTCCCTGGGTGAGGTGATGCTACGACTGGACCCTGGTGAGGGACGGATCCGCACCGCCCGGTCCTTCCGGGCCTGGGAGGGTGGTGGGGAGTACAACGTCGCCAGGGGCCTGCGTCGAGCGTTCGGGCTGCGTGCCGCGATCGTCACGGCGTTGGCGGACAACGAGATCGGGCGCCTGGTGGAGGACCTCATCCTCACGGGCGGGCTGGACACCTCGTTCATCCAATGGGTGCCCTACGACGGGATCGGTCGCGGGGCGCGCAACGGGCTGAACTTCACCGAGCGCGGCTTCGGCGTGCGAGGGGCGGTCGGCGTCTCCGACCGCGGCCACACCGCCGTGTCCCAGCTGGGGCCAGGGGATGTGGATTGGGACCACCTGTTCGGGGAGCTCGGTGTGCGCTGGCTGCACACTGGCGGGATCTTCGCTGCGCTCAGTGAGTCCACCGCGGCTACCGTCATCGAGGCGGTCACCTCCGCGAAGAAGTACGGCACTGTCGTGTCCTACGACCTCAACTACCGCCCGAGCCTGTGGCAGGCCATCGGTGGGCAGGCCAAGGCCCAGGAGGTCAACCGCGAAATCGCCGCCTTCATCGACGTCATGATCGGCAACGAAGAGGACTTCACCGCGAGCCTCGGGTTCGAGGTGGAAGGCGTGGACGAGAACCTCTCCGCCCTTGAAGTGGACAAGTTTGCGGCGATGATCACCAAGGCAGCCGCGGCGTACCCGAACTTCAAGGTCATCGGGACCACGATGCGCACCGTGCGCACGGCCAGCATCAACGACTGGGGCGCGATCGCCTGGTCCCCGGCGACCGGCGTCGTGCAGGCCACCCACCGCGAGCGGCTGGAGATCCTCGACCGCGTCGGCGGGGGCGACTCGTTCGCATCCGGACTGATCTACGGTCTCCTGACGGGCGAGGACCTCCAGACCGCGGTGGAGTACGGTGCCGCACACGGTGCACTGGCGATGACCACGCCCGGCGACACCACCATGGCAACCAAGGCCGAAGTCCTCAAGCTCGCCGGCGGCGGCGGCGCCCGCGTCGACCGCTAAACGACGCCGTACAACCTGTCGCCCGCATCTCCAAGCCCGGGAACGATGTAGCCGACCTCGTTGAGCTTCTCGTCGACGCAAGCCACGACGACGCTCACATCGGCCCTATCGCCCACCGCCTTGCGCACGTTCTCGATTCCCTCCGGCGCGGCCAATAGGCACACGCACGTGACATCGGTGGCACCGCGTTCGAGAACATACTCAATGGCGGCAATGAGCGATCCACCGGTCGCAAGCATGGGGTCGAGGACGAAGACCTGGCGCCCGGAAAGGTCCTCGGGCAGGCGATTGGCGTACGTGATCGCCTTGAGCGTCTCCTCGTCGCGTTTCAGGCCCAAGAAGCCCACTTCGGCGCTCGGCAGCAGGCGAGTCATCCCGTCGAGCATGCCCAGACCGGCGCGCAGGATTGGCACGATGATCGGCGCCGGACTCGCGATCTTGGTACCCATCGTCACGGTCAGGGGGGTGGTCACCTCGTGATCGACGACGCGAACGTTACGGGTGGCCTCATAGGCGAGCAGCGTCACGAGCTCATCGACGAGAAGCCTGAAGGTCGGTGACGGCGTGCTCGCGTCACGCAAGACGGTGACCTTGTGATCGATGAGCGGGTGATTAGCGACGTGGAGGTGCATGGCCACACGCTACCGCGCGACGGGCCCGCTAGGGCAGCCCCACGGTCCCATGGTCCGCTAGGTTGGCGCCTATGGACGTTCGCGGGGCGATGGCGGAGGCGCTCGCGCAGGCGCGCGAGGCGGCCGCCCACGACGATGTGCCCGTCGGCGCCGTCGTACTGTCCCCCGAGGGCGAAATCGTGGGTCGCGGCCACAACCGGCGAGAGGTCGATCGTGACCCCACCGCTCACGCCGAGATCCTCGCGCTGCGCGACGCGGCTTCGCAACTGGGAAGGTGGCGCCTCGACGGCCACACCCTCGTCGTCACCCTCGAGCCGTGCGCCATGTGTGCGGGGGCCATCTTGGCGGCACGGATTCCTCGACTCGTCATCGGCGCTTGGGATGAGAAGGCCGGCGCGACGGGCAGCCAATGGGACCTGGTGAGAGACGCGAGGCTCGGCGCGCAGGTCGAGGTCGTGGCGGGAATCGCCGCCGACGCATCGGCCGCGCTCTTGAGCGAGTTCTTCGCGGCCAAACGCGGGACCTGAAGCTCCCCGGACACGGGCCGAGCGACGACTCACGCCCTGGTTTGGTAGGCACCTATCGGGCCGGTATCCTTGTCCGCGGTGCCGTGTCCGAGCGGCCTAAGGAGCACGCCTCGAAAGCGTGTGTGGGTGAAAGTCCACCGTGGGTTCAAATCCCACCGGCACCGCCAGCGTAGTGGGCCTGTTCTCCCTGGTAAAACAGCGAGAACAGGCCCTTTCTGTTGTCCAGATATGGCACCGTAGCAACAGAACAGCAACAGTCCGGCATGAACAGCGCGTCAGTCAGGCAGACGAGCCGAGTTGTCGCGAGTGTGCTCCCTGGTCGGGATGCCGCTGACGTGGCCGGTTTGGGCAGCGAGGTGCGGCGTGAGCGGTCCGTCCAACTCATCATCGTCGGGCTTTCGTGACTCCCGTCAACCCGACAGTTTCAAGGTTCTCGCAGAGGGTGCTGTCTGCACGCCCGCTTGGGCACGTTACCTAGCGCCGGGCCGTCTCGAGCGCGGCGAAGGCGAGCCATGCTGCAGAGACTGCGGCCGCAACAGAGGCGACGCTCAAGAACACGGACCACCGTTGACTTCTCATCGACGAGAGCGTCGAGGTGAGCGACAACACGACGCCGAGGAGCCCATTCAAGGATCGGTCGGCCTCGGCGAGTGCGGTGGCTTCGTCGACAATTGCTTTCGCCATCGAAGCAAGCTGATCTCTTTCGTCCGCGGCAAGCGGCTTCGAGCCAGAGTTTCTGGGTCCGGCTTGGAACTCGAGAGTCGGGACGCAGAACTCGAACTTTCGCGTATTCGAAGCGAACCTACTTACCTCGGCGGCGCTGGTTGCGATGTCGAGACTGTTCGTCAGGAGGGAGGTCCTTAGCCGCTTGATGCTCCGCGCGGGGCGCCGCCCGTTGTGGATTCGAAGTGCGAGGTCCCGCGAGTGGCTGACGTTTCGAGCCTTGAGCCGGAGTAGTTCGCCAATCGCAATACGGGTGAGTAGGCGCATTGCGCCGTCGCTAACGTCACGAGCGATCACCCATCCGCGCGCGTCATCGGCGACGTCTCCGTTCGCGTCCTCTCTGCGGAGGTCCCGGAGTCGATTTCGCTGCAGCGAAAAGAGACTGCGGTCAGCCGATCGAAGACGTTCAGGATGATACGTGTCGAGCAAAATTCCCGGGAATTCAGGAAGGGCAACCTGCCACCAACCCGGCGAGTCGAGGCCAAGCGAGCGGAGGTAATGCCGTTCGGACCCCGAGGGGTCCGAGATAAGTGGGTCGAACTGATCGGTCAAGAGCAGATCGAGCAATGGGAGCCTTTTCGCTCCTTCGGTTGCGAACACGCCAGGCAGTTTGTTCGCAAGCCAACCTCTCGCTGAGTCGTGAAGCGCCTCGCGCTCGCCCTGGACCTCGTTGATCGCCTGAAACAGGGTCTGGTAGAGGTGCAACCTTCTTCCTTCTCTGATGATGCGCGGTTTGTGGTCGAGACGAATTTCGCGATCAAGCGCCATCGCCGCCTTCTGACTGAGTCGAAATCGGGCGGCAACGACTGTGAGGGAAGGACTCAATGAGCCAATATGTAGATCAATGCTCGAAAAGCCCTCTGGCAAGCTTTCGCGCTTAGTCCACGGATCTCCGAATCCCCTAGAGTCGCTCGGCACAAAAGTGCCTAGTGGCGCCCATGATTCCCCGCCGTCCTCGCGAATCGTATTCAGTATCGCGTCAAGACCTTCTCCGGGCGGGTCGAGGCCTACGCGTCTCTGCCAAGGCTTAGCTCGCAGGAGCGAGTCGAGGCGTACCGCGTACGTTGGGCTATAGATCTCCACTACCCACATGGCAGGAACCTCAATGCGCTCACCGTCTGGCATGGCGAACTCGTCCCAAGAACCAACGCTGTCGCGGGCCTTCTCGTGATCAAGTTCGTTGAAGATCCTTAGCCAGTTCTCCGCATTGACCGCGGCCGTGCGGGCCGCCCGAGGCAGCCTCCTCCACCATCGCCGTCGAACGAGCGCACTCTCAATTAGGCGATACGGGTAGTCGTACCATCGCGACCACGACTCGCCTATCTCTGGAACGCCCTTCAGTGGTTCGCTTGCGGCCGACGCGAGCACCCCTGGCTCCGAATCGCCATCACTCGCACTATCCGGCGAGGAGTCCGGCTCTTCCTGTGGCAATGCACGATCAGCCATAGCCAAATACTAGGTGGACGGTGCACTTGACGGAGTTGCGGGCAGCTCAAACCACGTGCGCCAGCAGACCATCTTCTGTGACAGTGCGCAGCGTCGGGAGGACGGTACCGGGGCGCTCGAGAGGAGGCGGCAGCGGGTCGCGCTCGGGTGTGCGCGCCCTTCGCGTTGCGGGGACGGACCGGCACACCTGGCCGCTTGGCTTGCGCCGCCCTACACAAAGAAAAAGGCCCCTCGCATGTGCGCATCGTTGAGAGGCGTGCGAGGGGGACTATTGGGAGCAATCATAGTCCACGAAAGCTCGGGCAACTCGTCCGATCCGTACCCAAACGCACATAGCCTCGCAGCGACCGTTGACACGCGGTTGGCGTGCGGACACGTATGCGGGCGAGGGAATTCAACTGTGCACACCACCGAGGGGCATGGCTTAAGACAGGCTGAGTTGGGCTTGGACCTACGAACGACGGATTATGAGTCCGCTGCTCGTGCCGATACTGTCGGCGCCCCTTGGTTGCCCCCAGGTGTGGCACCGCGGGAAGTCCCGCCACCCGCGGGCGCACCTGATACTTTCTGAGTGACCTGCGAAAGGCAATCTTCTCGAGGGGGAATTCGATGCTGAGTTCGATCACAGTCCACGGGCGGGCGCCGGTTAGCGCCGATAGCGCCTGGGTCACTAATAGACCACTGAACTTCCTATTCGGCGAGAACGGCTCCGGCAAGACAACAATCAGCCGATACCTCGCTGGCGACTACCCTTCCGGACTGGAGTGGGCAGATGGCGTGCCGCAGCGTATTCACGTTTACAACCGCGACGTTGTCGATAAGACGATCCGCGAGCCCGAGCGAATGCCCGGCGTCTTCCTCCTGGGCGAGCCAGACGTAAGCGCGCAAGCAGAACTCGATGAACTCGAGGGCAAGGGCGATGAGAAAGGAGGGATCGCCCTGGCCGAAGACGAACTCAAGAGTCGCAAGAAGACACTCGACGCCTGCACTGCCAGGCTAGATGCGGCAGAGGAAGCTCTGACGGAAGCCGTGTGGGTCGCATTTCGCGCCTTCGATCAAAGCTTTGCACCCACGTGGGAGGGGTCTAAGCGCAGAGAGCTCATGTTCGACGAGGCGGTCAAGACACACGATGCCGTCAGAGAATCTACCGATCCTTACCCTGCCTTGGATGAACTTAGCACGCGAGCGGCCGCAGTCTTCGTCGAAGACATGCCGCCGGTGGACTCGATCCCCTCCGTCGATCACACCGATCCCAACAAGTTGCCGTGCGCCGAATTGCTAAGTGAGGAAGTCACCGGAGCTGCCGACGTCTCACTCGCCGAACTGATTGACAAACTCGGAAACCGCGACTGGGTCGAGACGGGCCGTGAGTACCTCGAGCACAGCGCCGGCAGGTGCCCTTTCTGTCAAAACGTTCAGCCGCAGTCATTACTCGAGGATCTCGCCGCATACTTCGACGGCGAGTACCGGGCGAAGAAACAGAGCCTGGCCGCTCTCGCCAAGGATTATCGGACGACGGTGGTGGCCGTCAAGGAGACATTGGCAAGCGTCGCCAAGGCAGACCCACAATTCCTCGACGCCGCGGAGTTCGCTGCGTCGCGCGTGAACCTCGAGAAGGTCCTCGAAGACAACTTGCGCATTCTCGAGGACAAGCGGGATCACCCATCAAAGGTGGTGCGTGTCGACTCCGGCGACAGTGAGGTCGCAGTTACTGAAGCCCTTGTCGACGCAGCGAACGCTGCGATCACCAAACACAACAGCCTTCTCGCCGATCGCAAGACCTCCCGCCGAGAGCTCGTCAGCGATGTCTGGGAGCACTTTGTCCGCAACACCCTTCGGGCAGACTTGGCGGTCTACGACACGGCGCGAAAGAGCGATGGTGGGCAAGTCCCGGTGCTCGAGCAGAGGCTGGAAGAGACGGCGAAAGAGTTGAGTCGGCTGAAGAGCCGCGCAACCGAACTGCACTCGCTGGCCAAGTCGGACAAGGCTGCAATTGAGCACATCAACGGTTATCTGGCGAACGTGGGTTTCACGAGTTTCACGCTTGAAGCCGCGGAAGAGTCCGGGTATTACCGCCTCGCGCGCAACGGCGGCGAGGCGATCACTGGCCAGTCGCTCAGTGAAGGCGAGCGGACCTTCATCACATTTCTGCACTTCTACTATCAAGTGACCGGTTCCGACAGCGCGGACCGGGACCCCGACCCTGCAGTGGTCGTCATCGATGACCCCATCTCGAGCCTGGACAGCGGGATTATGTGGATGGTGAGCCAAATGGTTCGCAAGCTCATGCGCATGGCCACCGACCCCAAGTCTCACGTGACGCAGGTGCTGGTCCTGACCCACAACACACGCTTCTACAGTGAGATAACGTTCCCACGGCAGGGAGCAAACAACACGAAGTTCCCCAACGCAGGCCAGGTCACCCACGCTGTCCTCGAGAAGACAGCGAACAGCCCCAGCACCATCCGGCCCTACGGGGTGTCGCCCGTGACGTCTGCCTATCGAATGCTGTGGGAGAGCGTCAAGGACGCAGGTGGAGAGGCAGGTGGGGCGGCCTTCGGTGTTCAGAACGCGATGAGGCGAATCCTAGAGACGTACTTCAAGCACGTCGGTGGGCGCAGTTTCCATGACCTCGAAGACAAATTCACGGACGGTGCACAGCTCGACGCATATCGATCACTGATCGGTTGGGCGAACGAGGGATCACACGACGCGCCCTGGGAGGACCTCGACTTCGTCAATGTTGGTACCTCGAACGAAGTTTTCCTTATGGTGTTCCGAACCGTGTTCGATGCCACTGGCAACATCGGCCACTACAACATGATGATGGGGATAGACCCAGACGCTGGCGATGCCGCTAACGGCGCGAACTAAAGACACAGTCCGCTCTGGTCACCGGCTGAGTTCCGGATGATTACGCGCTGCCTCAACTTCTGATTCTCCGCCGATCTCTCTCAACTCCGGGAACCTCTCGTAGATGGCCGACAAGTGGGACTGCTTTTCGTCGTTCGGCTTCCGCACCAGATCGTCAATTCGATTGCGCTCGCCTGGCGTGAGTGCGAGCTCGCGCGCCGTGGACACTATCTGCCGCATCGCCGAGCAATACTCGTCAGCGCTCGCCAAGGCCTCACGGAGAAGGCGCCGCAACACATTGGAATCCGAGATCGCCTCCTCGATCTCGTCACGGCCCTGCCTCCTCCCCTCTTCGACAGCCCCCTGTCGAAGCGCAGGGAGCGCATATTCGGCCTTGCGAAGCTCGGTCTCGCGGTCGTCGAGATGCAAGTCGTACTCCGTGAGTACGCCGTTCCGCCGGTCAAGCTCCAACTGACGGGCTTGCGCCGCCGCCTCTTTGTCGCGGACCCGATCGGCCTTGGCCGCGAACTCCTGCGAACTGAAGCGCTCCTTTGACCGGGAGCTGCGCAAGAACTCAACGTCGTAGCCAGCGCCGGCCATATGCTCACGCAATTCCGTATGCATCGCGCTCAGCGCCTCGGGGCGGGTGAAGAAGTCCTTCTGCGACAAACGCCCATCTTCTGTGACCGGGGTGAAGATCACCTGCAGTTGAGGACTGTCCTCATCGAGGTGGAGCGACGTCGCGACGATTCGATGCTGACCAAATCTCTCGCAAACCCAGGCAAGCGCCGCAGTTTGAAACCGGCGACCCGCGTCGCCGATGTCGCCCGTCGTCTTCCAGTCGGGAGCGTTGTCGTCGAACCATTTCGGGTCCAGTTGAAGGATGAACGGCCCAAAAGAGGATCCCCGCTCGCTTGTCTCATGACAAGCGGCGGGGGTCTCTTCTTTGTGGTCGGACGCGCGCGCACGCGTTTCGGAAGTGGCTCTGGGGTGTTGAAGGCCAACCCAAGCGTCAAGTGGCACTACCTTGAACGAGGTGAATACCGACGACGAGGCTGGAGGGGCTGACATGGGCTTCCGGGCGTTCGTCGACGAGTCCGCGGCCGGCCGTGGAGACGATCAGCAGGAGTACCTCATCTGCGCGGCGATCATCTCGGATGGCGCGTGTGACGAGGTCCGAGAACAGCTGCGCTCACTCCTGCTCCCTGGCCAGATCAAGTTTCACTGGACGGCTGAGAGCCCTGCACGTCGCCGGAAGATCGTCTCGCAGATCGTCGACCTCGGACCCATGAGTGTCGTCGTGACCCACCTCCACGCGAGACACAAGAAAATCGAGCGCTACCGACGGAAGTGTCTCGAGACGCTCTATCACGAGCTCATCTCGATGCCGGTGTTCGACGTGACTCTTGAGAGCCGCGATCGCAAGCAGGACAGTGCTGATCGCGAACACATCGTCGCGTTGCAAAGCCAGGGGCTCGACACCCGTGTTCGGATCGCGCACCTGCGCGGAGGCGACGAGCCACTCCTATGGATTGCCGACACCGTGCTCGGGGCAATCAATGCTGAACATCTCGGGGACTGCTCATTCATGGACGAACTCCGACCAACACTGTTAGTGAAGACTCGCACGCCTGAGTCGAAGTAGCCCAGACAAGGCGAAAGGCCCAAGGTCCAGTCGTCCGGCTGGGGTCCAAGGGCCTTCTTCCCGATCCGTCGTAACGGTGGGCGATTGCAATGTTACGCGGCCGTGGCCGCGTAAGCAACACCTGAGCGAAGCCAGATAACCAACGGCGTTAACAAAGCGAGAGGCCCAAGGTCCAGTCGTCCGGCGGGGGTCCAAGGGCCCTCTTCCCGATCCGTCGCAACGGGGGGCAATCGCTACGTTACTCGGGTGATCCGGGTTTGGATAGCGGTCGCACTGCCGGGCTAAACCGACGAACTCTCAAGGATGTCGAGGAGGTAAGGATCAACCTCAAGTCAGGTGCGGCGACTTGCGTACGGAACCTTCGATCTCCAAACGTCCAACGTGGCGAGCCCGTTTGCCGCCAAGAGGCTGCGCACGTTGTTTTCGGTCTCGACATCGACGCCGGGGCCCAACCTGACTTGCCCAATCAAGAAGCGCTGAGGCCTCTCGTCGGCCTCTTGCAGCCTCAGCTCGACGTAGGGGATCAACCTTGAA from Demequina lutea includes:
- the uxuA gene encoding mannonate dehydratase, with translation MEHTWRWFGPSDPITLADIKQTGATGIVTALHEVPNGEVWTSQAIADRKKLIEASGLTWSVVESVPVHEDIKRGGPRRDRLIEAYQQSLRNLAANGIDVVCYNFMPILDWTRTELRYVLADGGWALRFDQDAFAAFDLFILARAGAAAEYDEVETARARTYFDELSSEGRELLVRTIIAGLPGAEEGYTLDSLRTMLATYADIDAAALRENLGYFLRAVVPVATEAGIRMAIHPDDPPRPLLGLPRVVSTQEDVRLLLNAAPGVANGLTFCTGSLGVRADNDLVAMAREFASRIYFAHLRSTVREENPLSFHEGSHVLGDVDMVAVVAELVTEERRRERDGGPRISVRPDHGHQILDDQGRATNPGYSLIGRLKGLAELRGVELAVNRLLP
- the eda gene encoding bifunctional 4-hydroxy-2-oxoglutarate aldolase/2-dehydro-3-deoxy-phosphogluconate aldolase, producing the protein MDVLSLLSSARLVPVVVLDDAADADALAGALVAGGLPVAEVTFRTSAAADSIRAMSARGDILVGAGTVLTVAQVDQAVAAGASFVVSPGLSRAVVERCQDKGVLALPGAVTATEVQAALELGITTVKFFPAGTSGGAAAIKALAAPFGDVRFVPTGGVGPKNLAEYLAIPTVAAVGGSWMVPRNLVKSGDFADIQALTAEAVAMVRTLLAVAR
- a CDS encoding sugar kinase; amino-acid sequence: MADLNLRPASECRFDAVSLGEVMLRLDPGEGRIRTARSFRAWEGGGEYNVARGLRRAFGLRAAIVTALADNEIGRLVEDLILTGGLDTSFIQWVPYDGIGRGARNGLNFTERGFGVRGAVGVSDRGHTAVSQLGPGDVDWDHLFGELGVRWLHTGGIFAALSESTAATVIEAVTSAKKYGTVVSYDLNYRPSLWQAIGGQAKAQEVNREIAAFIDVMIGNEEDFTASLGFEVEGVDENLSALEVDKFAAMITKAAAAYPNFKVIGTTMRTVRTASINDWGAIAWSPATGVVQATHRERLEILDRVGGGDSFASGLIYGLLTGEDLQTAVEYGAAHGALAMTTPGDTTMATKAEVLKLAGGGGARVDR
- the upp gene encoding uracil phosphoribosyltransferase, with amino-acid sequence MHLHVANHPLIDHKVTVLRDASTPSPTFRLLVDELVTLLAYEATRNVRVVDHEVTTPLTVTMGTKIASPAPIIVPILRAGLGMLDGMTRLLPSAEVGFLGLKRDEETLKAITYANRLPEDLSGRQVFVLDPMLATGGSLIAAIEYVLERGATDVTCVCLLAAPEGIENVRKAVGDRADVSVVVACVDEKLNEVGYIVPGLGDAGDRLYGVV
- a CDS encoding nucleoside deaminase, with product MDVRGAMAEALAQAREAAAHDDVPVGAVVLSPEGEIVGRGHNRREVDRDPTAHAEILALRDAASQLGRWRLDGHTLVVTLEPCAMCAGAILAARIPRLVIGAWDEKAGATGSQWDLVRDARLGAQVEVVAGIAADASAALLSEFFAAKRGT
- a CDS encoding AAA family ATPase — translated: MLSSITVHGRAPVSADSAWVTNRPLNFLFGENGSGKTTISRYLAGDYPSGLEWADGVPQRIHVYNRDVVDKTIREPERMPGVFLLGEPDVSAQAELDELEGKGDEKGGIALAEDELKSRKKTLDACTARLDAAEEALTEAVWVAFRAFDQSFAPTWEGSKRRELMFDEAVKTHDAVRESTDPYPALDELSTRAAAVFVEDMPPVDSIPSVDHTDPNKLPCAELLSEEVTGAADVSLAELIDKLGNRDWVETGREYLEHSAGRCPFCQNVQPQSLLEDLAAYFDGEYRAKKQSLAALAKDYRTTVVAVKETLASVAKADPQFLDAAEFAASRVNLEKVLEDNLRILEDKRDHPSKVVRVDSGDSEVAVTEALVDAANAAITKHNSLLADRKTSRRELVSDVWEHFVRNTLRADLAVYDTARKSDGGQVPVLEQRLEETAKELSRLKSRATELHSLAKSDKAAIEHINGYLANVGFTSFTLEAAEESGYYRLARNGGEAITGQSLSEGERTFITFLHFYYQVTGSDSADRDPDPAVVVIDDPISSLDSGIMWMVSQMVRKLMRMATDPKSHVTQVLVLTHNTRFYSEITFPRQGANNTKFPNAGQVTHAVLEKTANSPSTIRPYGVSPVTSAYRMLWESVKDAGGEAGGAAFGVQNAMRRILETYFKHVGGRSFHDLEDKFTDGAQLDAYRSLIGWANEGSHDAPWEDLDFVNVGTSNEVFLMVFRTVFDATGNIGHYNMMMGIDPDAGDAANGAN
- a CDS encoding plasmid recombination protein, whose product is MPLDAWVGLQHPRATSETRARASDHKEETPAACHETSERGSSFGPFILQLDPKWFDDNAPDWKTTGDIGDAGRRFQTAALAWVCERFGQHRIVATSLHLDEDSPQLQVIFTPVTEDGRLSQKDFFTRPEALSAMHTELREHMAGAGYDVEFLRSSRSKERFSSQEFAAKADRVRDKEAAAQARQLELDRRNGVLTEYDLHLDDRETELRKAEYALPALRQGAVEEGRRQGRDEIEEAISDSNVLRRLLREALASADEYCSAMRQIVSTARELALTPGERNRIDDLVRKPNDEKQSHLSAIYERFPELREIGGESEVEAARNHPELSR